The Sphingobium sp. JS3065 genome includes a region encoding these proteins:
- a CDS encoding OsmC family protein — MIVVERIDSEGGTAHRISIRGHELIADMSAPDGHDAGPDPHDLYDSALGACKAMTMLWYAQRNGIPVEGIHVGVVRDASRERQGVYKLTTHIALSGPLSAEQHDKLIAVAAKCPVHKLMSEVETQIETIAVPTVGEGERP; from the coding sequence ATGATCGTCGTCGAACGGATCGATTCGGAGGGCGGCACCGCCCACCGGATCAGCATAAGAGGGCATGAACTGATCGCGGACATGTCCGCGCCGGACGGGCATGATGCCGGGCCGGACCCGCATGACCTGTATGATTCGGCTCTGGGCGCGTGCAAGGCGATGACCATGCTCTGGTATGCGCAGCGCAACGGCATTCCGGTGGAGGGCATCCATGTCGGCGTGGTGCGCGATGCGAGCCGGGAGCGGCAGGGCGTCTATAAACTGACCACCCACATCGCGCTCTCCGGCCCGCTGAGCGCGGAGCAGCATGACAAGCTGATCGCCGTCGCCGCGAAATGCCCGGTGCACAAGCTGATGAGCGAGGTCGAGACGCAGATCGAAACCATCGCCGTCCCCACTGTCGGTGAGGGGGAGCGGCCGTGA
- a CDS encoding tyrosine-protein phosphatase codes for MSETAALTPEDSRLPLESAFNLRDFGGYATADGRCVRRGMLYRSGTMALLTEGDADHLRSLGIRAICDFRRGNERTAEPTLWHGAEVDYFCRDYSESSGLLGEMLKRDGATAEDMRQTMIALYRVIPVDHAESYRAMFARIVDGRVPLLINCSAGKDRTGVGAALILAALGVPRQTIVQDYLATNAHADWDWLLAQRDTLVARMRSTNTDRLEPLLKAEAVYLDALFSTLDEKHGGVDGYLNDVLGVDAAARDAMRGMLLD; via the coding sequence GTGAGCGAGACTGCCGCCCTGACGCCGGAAGACAGCCGCCTGCCGCTGGAAAGCGCGTTCAATCTGCGCGACTTCGGCGGCTATGCGACCGCGGACGGGCGCTGCGTGAGGCGCGGCATGCTCTATCGGTCGGGAACGATGGCGCTGCTGACGGAGGGGGATGCGGATCATCTCCGCTCGCTCGGCATCCGGGCGATCTGCGATTTTCGCCGGGGCAATGAGCGGACCGCCGAACCGACGCTCTGGCATGGGGCGGAGGTCGATTATTTCTGCCGCGACTATAGCGAAAGCAGCGGCCTGCTGGGCGAGATGCTGAAGCGCGACGGCGCGACGGCCGAAGACATGCGCCAGACGATGATCGCCCTCTATCGCGTCATTCCGGTCGATCATGCCGAATCCTACCGCGCCATGTTCGCGCGGATCGTGGACGGGCGCGTGCCGTTGCTGATCAACTGTTCGGCGGGCAAGGACCGCACCGGGGTCGGCGCGGCGCTGATCCTGGCGGCGCTGGGCGTGCCGCGCCAGACAATCGTTCAGGATTATCTGGCGACCAACGCCCATGCCGATTGGGACTGGCTGCTGGCGCAGCGCGACACGCTGGTGGCGCGGATGCGGTCGACGAATACCGACAGGCTCGAACCTTTGTTGAAGGCGGAAGCCGTCTATCTGGATGCCTTATTCTCCACGCTGGATGAAAAGCATGGCGGCGTGGACGGCTATCTGAACGACGTGCTGGGCGTGGACGCCGCGGCGCGGGATGCGATGCGCGGGATGTTGCTGGACTGA
- the cobT gene encoding cobaltochelatase subunit CobT, with the protein MADRSPLDAFKDVLSGAARSIARDAEVEVGFTADTPHMAGKAIKVPTPGRNLPADQVALARGFADANALRLRHHNAKIHNAAAPADATARAVYDAVEQARVEAIGSRAMEGVRANLNHALDLKLKSDPIRRARSADEVPLSTALALKVRERLTGQAAPRDVASGLARVDQWIEDKAGADLDALAMAIDDQRAFQKLTSAMLEHLQLIDADMPPETDDSEPEEEGEDEEQQQEDGDSGEDQAGDSDAFAEARAEDQGGDTEDGETEYSDEFDADSEEGAEDMGEEGMMPVRPNRPMGDVPPGFDYKPYTLLHDEIVTAEDLCDEDELLRLRGFLDQQLVSLQGAVTKLANRLQRRLMAQQSRSWDFDQEEGLLDAARLARIVIDPTRSLSYKIERDTEFRDTVVTLLIDNSGSMRGRPISIAAISADIMARTLERCGVKTEILGFTTRAWKGGQSREDWLAAGRPPMPGRLNDLRHIVYKKADEPWRRARKNLGLMMREGLLKENIDGEALLWAHSRLLARNEERRILMVISDGAPVDDSTLSVNSGTYLERHLRQVIEWIENRSPVQLVAIGIGHDVTRYYRRAVTIMDAEQLGGTMVEQLAGLFDED; encoded by the coding sequence ATGGCCGACCGTTCGCCCCTGGATGCCTTCAAGGACGTGCTGTCCGGCGCGGCGCGATCGATCGCGCGCGATGCGGAGGTGGAGGTGGGCTTCACCGCCGACACGCCGCATATGGCGGGCAAGGCGATCAAGGTGCCGACGCCGGGGCGCAACCTGCCTGCCGATCAGGTGGCGCTGGCGCGGGGCTTTGCCGATGCCAATGCGCTGCGGCTGCGGCACCATAATGCGAAGATCCACAACGCCGCCGCGCCCGCCGATGCGACGGCGCGGGCGGTCTATGACGCGGTGGAGCAGGCGCGGGTAGAGGCGATCGGGTCGCGGGCGATGGAGGGGGTTCGCGCGAACCTCAACCATGCGCTGGACCTGAAATTAAAGTCCGATCCCATCCGCCGGGCGCGTTCCGCCGATGAGGTGCCCTTGTCGACGGCGCTGGCGCTCAAGGTGCGCGAGCGGCTGACCGGGCAGGCCGCGCCCAGGGATGTCGCTTCGGGCCTGGCCAGGGTCGACCAGTGGATCGAGGACAAGGCCGGGGCCGATCTCGACGCCCTGGCCATGGCGATCGACGACCAGCGCGCCTTCCAGAAGCTGACCTCCGCCATGCTGGAGCATCTCCAGTTGATCGACGCCGACATGCCGCCGGAAACCGATGACTCCGAACCGGAGGAAGAGGGCGAGGACGAGGAACAGCAACAGGAGGACGGCGACAGCGGCGAAGATCAAGCCGGCGACAGCGACGCCTTTGCCGAGGCGCGGGCCGAGGATCAGGGCGGCGACACCGAGGACGGCGAAACCGAATATAGCGACGAATTCGACGCCGACAGCGAAGAAGGCGCGGAGGATATGGGCGAGGAAGGCATGATGCCGGTCCGCCCGAACCGGCCGATGGGCGACGTGCCGCCCGGTTTCGATTACAAGCCCTATACGCTGCTGCATGATGAGATCGTGACGGCCGAAGATTTGTGCGACGAGGATGAGTTGCTGCGCCTGCGCGGCTTCCTCGACCAGCAGTTGGTAAGCTTGCAGGGCGCGGTGACGAAGCTTGCCAACCGACTCCAGCGGCGGCTGATGGCGCAGCAGTCGCGGTCGTGGGACTTCGACCAGGAAGAAGGGCTGCTGGACGCGGCGCGGCTGGCGCGGATCGTGATCGATCCGACGCGCTCGCTGTCCTACAAGATCGAGCGGGATACCGAATTCCGCGATACCGTCGTCACGCTGCTGATCGACAATTCAGGCTCGATGCGCGGGCGGCCCATCTCCATCGCGGCGATCAGCGCCGACATCATGGCGCGCACGCTGGAACGCTGCGGGGTGAAGACCGAGATATTGGGCTTCACCACCCGCGCATGGAAGGGCGGGCAGAGCCGCGAGGACTGGCTGGCCGCCGGGCGTCCGCCGATGCCGGGGCGTTTGAACGACCTGCGGCACATCGTCTACAAGAAGGCCGACGAACCCTGGCGCCGGGCGCGCAAGAATCTGGGCCTGATGATGCGCGAGGGGCTGCTCAAGGAGAATATCGACGGGGAGGCGCTGCTCTGGGCGCACAGCCGGCTGCTGGCGCGTAATGAAGAACGCCGCATCCTGATGGTGATCTCCGACGGCGCGCCGGTCGATGACAGCACCCTGTCGGTGAACAGCGGCACCTATCTGGAACGCCATTTGCGGCAGGTGATCGAGTGGATCGAGAATCGCTCGCCCGTGCAGCTTGTCGCCATCGGCATCGGCCATGACGTCACGCGCTATTATCGCCGCGCGGTGACCATCATGGATGCCGAACAGCTCGGCGGAACCATGGTGGAGCAGCTAGCCGGGCTGTTCGACGAAGATTGA